The following are encoded in a window of Tessaracoccus flavescens genomic DNA:
- a CDS encoding NINE protein, whose translation MTYDMYGQVPVPGMFYVAAYGQEHGPYPVQALAGMANSGALRADTMIRDVNGGNYFPAGQMPGLFSTRDWTVALVLSIVLGTLGVDRFYLGQIGLGFLKLITMGGFGVWALIDIILIATRKLPDAEGRALR comes from the coding sequence ATGACTTACGACATGTACGGTCAGGTGCCGGTCCCTGGAATGTTCTATGTTGCCGCCTACGGGCAGGAGCACGGTCCCTACCCGGTACAGGCGCTCGCCGGCATGGCCAACAGCGGGGCGCTGCGCGCCGACACGATGATCCGCGACGTCAACGGAGGCAACTACTTCCCCGCAGGCCAGATGCCGGGGCTGTTCTCCACGCGCGACTGGACGGTGGCGCTCGTGCTGAGCATCGTGCTCGGCACGCTGGGCGTCGACAGGTTCTACCTCGGCCAGATCGGCCTCGGCTTCCTGAAGCTGATCACCATGGGTGGCTTCGGGGTCTGGGCACTGATCGACATCATCCTGATCGCCACGCGCAAGCTGCCGGACGCCGAGGGCCGCGCGCTCCGCTGA
- a CDS encoding FMN-binding negative transcriptional regulator has protein sequence MNDPLSYVYCPPSQRVDADACRGLLDRVGAALWITPMPDGVPSATHLPTLWRGDRLIAHASDHNQQFATLTDGVACRVVVQGDGAYVSPRWYPSIQPRSEGGAARGRAEGRAVGTWNYEQAQFAGVLRVHHDRDRLREEVTQLGHTHDDRRIAEGCPADAGRGAWRTDELPPDFFDAMLRGIVGLELEITDVVGRFKLAQNRTQLDRDGVIDGLTERGRPNDLSVAGSMRAATPLYDPSDTSD, from the coding sequence GTGAACGACCCGTTGAGCTACGTCTACTGTCCGCCGAGCCAGAGGGTGGACGCCGACGCGTGTCGCGGGCTGCTCGACCGGGTCGGGGCAGCACTGTGGATCACCCCGATGCCGGACGGCGTGCCGAGCGCGACACACCTGCCGACCCTCTGGCGCGGAGACCGTCTGATCGCCCACGCCTCCGACCACAACCAGCAGTTCGCCACGCTCACCGACGGGGTCGCCTGTCGGGTCGTGGTGCAGGGAGACGGGGCCTATGTCAGCCCGCGGTGGTACCCGAGCATCCAGCCGAGGAGCGAGGGCGGCGCCGCGCGGGGGCGGGCTGAGGGACGCGCCGTCGGCACGTGGAACTACGAGCAGGCCCAGTTCGCTGGGGTGCTGCGCGTCCACCACGACCGCGACCGGTTGCGCGAGGAGGTCACCCAGCTCGGCCACACGCACGACGACCGGCGCATCGCTGAGGGCTGCCCCGCCGATGCCGGGCGAGGAGCCTGGCGCACCGACGAGCTGCCGCCGGACTTCTTCGACGCCATGCTGCGCGGCATCGTCGGGCTCGAACTGGAGATCACCGACGTCGTCGGACGCTTCAAGCTGGCCCAGAACAGGACCCAACTGGACCGCGACGGCGTCATCGACGGCCTCACCGAGCGGGGACGCCCCAACGACCTGTCGGTCGCCGGATCGATGCGTGCCGCCACCCCGCTGTACGACCCGTCGGACACATCCGACTGA
- a CDS encoding ATP-dependent DNA ligase, translating to MADLILEVPGPEPRSVKLSSPDKVLWPGDDPITKQGLAEYLLSVADPFLAINGDRPMTLQRFPDGIEGEEFFSKRPPRGAPDYLRAVMCTYPSRRRHEQLVFDEPAELAWAAQMGTITFHPWPVRTANLDNPDEFRIDLDPQPGRDFRDAVTAALELRKVMAENGLTAYAKTSGNRGIHVYARIRPDHEFQDVRHAVIGIARELERRMPDLVTTSWWKEERGERVFVDFNQANRDRTIAGAYSPRPLPGAPVSTPLTWDELPDADPREFTVRTVPALLESRPCPWADMDEHVGDIAGALALWQADLDRGLGELNFPPDYPKMPGEPPRVPPSKRKADRADEDYMAPKAERDAEWGTAIAPPYGPMLAKPVKKLPEGDFLFEPKWDGFRSIIWRSGDMVEIGSRNSRPMTRYFPELVEAVIANFPDHSVIDGEIIMIDPETGDRLNFDALQQRIHPAASRIKKLSEATPASFVAFDLLALGQDNFTEKPFRERRGALELALRDARPPIYLTQATHDEDVAMDWFSQFEGAGLDGVIAKPLDEPYVEDKRVMYKLKHERTADCVVAGYRLYKDETDAIGSLLLGLYTEDGSLNSVGVIGAFPMARRRELFEELQPLVTDFDGHPWAWAKPEETLPDNRDQSIPRTPTSAAHSRWNAKKDLSFVPLRPERVVEVRYDHMEGDRFRHTAQFVRWRDDREPGSCTYEQLEEPVSYDLSKVLVAGLD from the coding sequence ATGGCCGATCTGATCCTCGAGGTGCCCGGACCCGAACCGCGCTCCGTGAAACTCAGCAGCCCCGACAAGGTCCTGTGGCCAGGCGACGACCCGATCACGAAACAGGGCCTCGCCGAATATCTGCTGTCGGTCGCCGACCCGTTCCTCGCCATCAACGGTGACCGCCCCATGACTCTGCAGCGGTTCCCCGACGGGATCGAGGGCGAGGAGTTCTTCTCCAAGCGTCCACCGCGCGGTGCCCCGGACTATCTGCGGGCCGTGATGTGCACCTACCCGTCGCGCAGGCGCCACGAGCAGCTCGTCTTCGACGAACCGGCGGAGCTGGCCTGGGCCGCGCAGATGGGCACCATCACGTTCCATCCCTGGCCCGTGCGCACCGCCAACCTCGACAACCCGGACGAGTTCCGCATCGACCTCGACCCGCAGCCCGGACGCGACTTCCGCGATGCCGTCACTGCCGCGCTCGAGCTCCGGAAGGTGATGGCCGAGAACGGGTTGACCGCCTACGCGAAGACCTCCGGCAACCGTGGGATCCACGTCTACGCGAGGATCCGGCCCGACCACGAGTTCCAGGACGTGCGGCACGCGGTGATCGGCATCGCCCGCGAACTGGAGCGCCGGATGCCGGACCTCGTCACCACGTCGTGGTGGAAGGAGGAACGCGGCGAGCGCGTCTTCGTCGACTTCAACCAGGCGAACCGCGACCGGACGATCGCCGGCGCCTACTCGCCCCGCCCGCTCCCAGGGGCACCCGTGTCGACCCCGCTCACCTGGGACGAACTGCCCGACGCGGACCCGCGCGAGTTCACCGTCCGCACGGTGCCCGCCCTCCTGGAGAGCCGACCCTGCCCCTGGGCGGACATGGACGAGCATGTGGGCGACATCGCGGGCGCGCTCGCGCTGTGGCAGGCCGATCTCGACCGAGGCCTCGGCGAACTGAACTTCCCGCCCGACTACCCCAAGATGCCGGGAGAGCCGCCGCGCGTGCCACCGAGCAAGCGCAAGGCCGATCGGGCCGACGAGGACTACATGGCTCCCAAGGCCGAGCGCGACGCGGAGTGGGGCACCGCCATCGCGCCGCCGTACGGTCCGATGCTGGCCAAGCCGGTCAAGAAGCTGCCTGAGGGCGACTTCTTGTTTGAGCCGAAATGGGACGGCTTCCGCTCCATCATCTGGCGCTCCGGTGACATGGTGGAGATCGGGTCGCGCAACTCGCGCCCGATGACCAGGTACTTCCCCGAGCTGGTCGAGGCCGTGATCGCGAACTTCCCCGACCACAGCGTCATCGACGGCGAGATCATCATGATCGACCCCGAGACGGGCGACCGGCTCAACTTCGACGCGCTGCAGCAACGGATCCACCCCGCCGCGTCCCGGATCAAGAAGCTCAGCGAGGCGACGCCGGCCAGCTTCGTCGCCTTCGACCTGCTCGCGCTCGGGCAGGACAACTTCACTGAGAAGCCCTTCCGCGAACGACGCGGTGCGCTCGAACTCGCCCTGCGCGACGCCAGGCCGCCGATCTACCTCACACAGGCCACCCACGACGAGGACGTCGCGATGGACTGGTTCAGCCAGTTCGAGGGGGCGGGACTCGACGGCGTCATCGCCAAGCCGCTCGACGAGCCGTACGTTGAGGACAAGCGCGTGATGTACAAGCTCAAGCACGAACGCACGGCCGACTGCGTCGTGGCCGGCTACCGGCTGTACAAGGACGAGACGGACGCCATCGGTTCGCTCCTGCTCGGCCTCTACACCGAGGACGGCTCGCTCAACTCCGTCGGTGTCATCGGCGCCTTCCCGATGGCGAGGCGTCGGGAGCTCTTCGAGGAACTGCAGCCGCTCGTCACCGACTTCGACGGACATCCGTGGGCTTGGGCGAAACCCGAGGAGACGCTGCCCGACAACCGCGACCAGTCGATCCCGCGTACCCCGACGTCGGCGGCGCACTCCCGCTGGAACGCGAAGAAGGACCTCTCCTTCGTTCCCCTCCGCCCGGAGCGTGTCGTCGAGGTGCGCTACGACCACATGGAGGGCGACCGGTTCCGTCACACGGCCCAGTTCGTGCGTTGGCGCGACGACCGCGAGCCCGGTTCCTGCACCTACGAACAGTTGGAGGAACCGGTCAGCTACGACCTCTCGAAGGTCCTGGTCGCGGGTCTCGACTGA